The Asticcacaulis sp. EMRT-3 region GCGATTTACAAGGCCGCCACCGCGCCAAAACAGCGTGAACGGGTTTATGGCGTCTTGCTGGCCTCTGGCTATGCCATGACGCCCGAACAAATCACCCGCGCCCTGCATGAAGCTGGCGGCCATGACCTGCTCATGTCGATCCGCCCACGTTGCTCCGAACTGGCCCGCATGGGTTTGATCCGCGACTCTGGTGAACGCGGCATAGGTGAAGGCGGTTGCAAGGCGATCAAATGGCAGGCCGTCACCACCGGCACGGCAGAAGGGGCGCGCGATGAATAATCTCCCCCTGCCGATTGGCCAAATTGCCAAAAATGCCAGCGAAGAAATCCGCGTGGCGCTTCAGGAGTTCAAGGGCCTGACGCTTCTCGATATGCGGGTTTATGGGCGGTTTTCGGCGGCCAAGACCTTCAAACCGACTACGAAGGGTATCAGCCTTAATCCCGCCCTTCTGCCTGAACTGATCCGCGTCTTGCAAGCCGCCGAGTGTGACGCCCGCAAGCTGGGTTTAATCCCCCCGGCGGAATAGCCTCAAAGGCCATGTTTGAAACTTCACCGAAAGTCTAAAACCGGTGAAGTTTCAAACGGCCCTTATTTTTCTTTTAAATCAATAGATTAAGGGCGTTTCGGCGGTGGTTCGTATAATATATATAATACGCGCGCGGATATGGTATCAGACACCTTTTGCTGTTTTCAGCCGGTGGTGTGGCGGTCAAGCTGTTGATGCAGCAAGGATTATCCGCAAGCCATGAAGAATAAATCCTTGGCACCGGATACCCTTCTGGCACCGGCTGAAGCGAGGCCGGAGCAGCTATCCAAACGAGCAAGCGAACGGCCTCGCGTTTCCAAACTCAGTCCTCAAAAGCGAAAGGGGCGGCGCGGTGGTGCACGTAATAGCGCCATGCGTCAAAGCCACGGCCTTACCGATAAGCAGGTTCTGCGGCTGTTGCAGGCGACCTTAAACGCTGATCAGGCTGGCTTACCTTTGAACCGGATGATTACCCTGCACTGGCAACATGCCGGGATTAGGCTTGATCACATGGCGAAGGCGACCGGGCGCTATCTTGACCTGATCAGCAAGGCCATAACACGACACGATGGCCATACGGCTTACATTTGGACGCATGAGAACGGCCCCGGCAAGGGCGGTCATTGTCATATTCTCATTCACGTCCCGCCGCGCCACGTCAAGCGCATCACGAAGCTGCAAAGGGGATGGATCGAAGGCATTACCAAACGCCCCTACAAGACCCGCACAGTCCTGAGCCGCTCAATCGGTGGACGGCTTGGCCTTGAAAGCACCGCGCCTGATCAGCACTTCGCCAACCTAGACGCCGCGCTGTCCTATGTGATCAAGGGCGCATTGCCTGACGTTGCGGAGAGATTTGATATGAGGCGGCATGAACCGGGAGGGCTTATTATCGGCAAGCGCTGCGGCATGTCTCAGAACGTTGCGCCCAGCCAAGACCGCGATCATGCGATAGCGAGTTAGAGACAGACATTCCGCCCTAAGGGAGGGGTGGGTCGAAAACCTAAGGCCAACCTTCCCAAGACCGGTTGTGGCCTCAATTTAAATTGCTAACACAGGTTTTCTCTGCCGTTCACGCACGCGCGACGCTCCGATTTTTCTGAGGTCTGTGGCTGGGCGTCAATTCCCCGCACGCGCAAGCGCGCGTGTAATACCTTGTATTGATGCGCGCGTTAGCTAACCTCAACATGCTGACCTTCCAAACTTATCAAATGTTATCATTTAAGCCCCGATCCCCGGCGAAAAAGTACTAAGAAATGCTAAGGTGGCGGCCCTGCATGTTTGCAAAAGCTTGCATTGAAGCGGTGACCTCAAGACTATCCTTTCCAGTCGGTTTGATCGTCATGTGACGTGACGATCCAATTGCCTTCCACTTCAGGTTCGCGCCCGTCATGATCTGCCTCAAGGTCGCGGGTGCCAGACTTACCCCAGCCTAATTGATTTACCCGGCCCTCCGGTTCCCCTAGCGAGGGTTCCCATTCGGATTCATCGAAAAGCCTGTCTTCGGCCGGATCGTGCTCACGGTTGTCATTCACGCCCTGCGCCCAATCGCGTTGATTTTGATAAGGGGCGGTGGTGACGCTGCCTAAGTCCGGTTCAAGGTCAGGGTCGCCGTCTATTTCGTCCAAGGCGGCTATGATCTGGTCAAGCGCCCATTCCAGTTTGCGGGCGACTTTAACAAGGCGCTTGCGAGCCTGACGCTTTTGCTCTGCCGGGTGCATGACGATGCGCTGTCTCATAGCGTCACCACCGAATTATTTTGCGTCCCCGAAATGCCGACTTTGTGCGCTAAGCGTCCCCCTAGCGTCCCCCGCCATTTTCGGCAGAAGCTAAAACTACATAAGTCATTGATTTGTAATGGCGCACCCGAAGGGATTCGAACCCCCGACCTCTGCCTTCGGAGGGCAGCGCTCTATCCAGCTGAGCTACGGATGCGTATTTTTGTCAGGCGCGTCTAAACGGCCAGCGAACGGCGCGGAACCTAAGCTAAACCCCGTTCGCGCTCAACCGATAAAATGCCGCTCCTGAAAATAATCAGCCCGCATGATGCCCCATACGATGCGATGATTCACGCACCACCAGTTCCGGCGAGACGATAATGCCCTCATGCGCCGTGGTTTCGCCGTGATCGAGCGCTTCGACCAGCAGTTCGAGCCCGCGCCGGCCTAAGTCGAATATGCCGACGCGCAGGGTGGTGAGCGGCGGCGCGGTGAAGCGCGAAATCGGAATGTCGTCAAAGCCCACCACCGCTATGTCATAAGGGGCCCTGACGCCTGCCTCGCTGAGCGCCAGCAGGCAACCCAGCGCCATCATGTCATTGGCCACGAAGATGGCGTCGGGCCGTTCGGCCTGGGCCAGAAAGGCGCGCGTGCCCGCATAGCCCGATTCCTCGGTGAAATCGCCTTCATAGATGGCGTGAGGCGTCAGGCGCGCCGCCTTCATGGCCGCAGAAAACCCGCGCTGGCGTTCGCGCGCCTCGAAATTACCGGCGGGCCCGGAAATGTGGGCGATGCGCGTGCGCCCTTCGGCAATCAGGTGGCGCGCCGCCGTCACGCCGCCACCGTAATTATCGACGCTGATCGAGCCCTGCTCCACCTGACCAACGCGGCTGGCAATCGTAACCAGCGGCAGGTTGATCGGCAGGATGGCGGCCAGATTTTGCGAATCGACAAAGGGCGACATGACCAGCAGGCCATCGACCCGCCCGCCCCAGGCGCGCAGGATCGCCACGGCCTCATCGAGATTGGCGTGCGAACCGGCCACCAGCAGGTGCAGGCCACGCGCCCGCGCCGCCACATCGATGCCGCGAATGATTTCGGCGAAGAATTCGCCATACACGTCGGGCAGCAGCACGCCGATCGTGTTGGTGCGCGACATGACCAGCGAACGCGCCCCGCCATGCGGCACATAGCGCAAGCTCCTGGCCGCCTCCAGTACGCGCTGGCGAACGCCCTGTGTGACATTATCAAGCCCGTTGATAGCGCGTGACGCCGTGGCGATCGACACACCGGCCTCGCGGGCTATATCTTTGAGTGTGGCGGCGCTCATACTGGTTTTTCTCCGGTTATCTCAGATGTAAACGCTTCCAATGGGCCTGTAAATCGCTTCCCGGATGCCAGACCGGGCAATAATGCGGGCAGGATGAACGACCATATGATGTTTGCACACGGCTATGAGATTGACGCGGTGCAGCGTTGTGGCTTAAGGAGAAAATGAGTTTTTGCAAAAGGTTTTTGCCCGCCATGAGCGACACCCTGATTCCTCCTCCCGAAATCATCTATGTCGATACCCACAAGGTGGCCTGTAATGGCGGCGGCGGCGCGCTGGGCCATCCGCTGACCTATTACGAGCTGGGCGAGGACGGCACGGTGGAATGCGGCTATTGCGACCGCAAATTCGTGCATCAGGATCATGCCCACGACTATATCGATCCGGCCCCGCGTCCGGAAGGCGAGCACTAGGATGCGCTTCCTGCACACCATGGTGCGGGTAAGCAATCTCGATGCCGCCCTGCGTTTTTTCTGCGAAGGTCTGGGCCTGCGTCAGGTGCGCCGCATGGACAGCGAACAGGGCCGTTACAGCCTGATCTTCCTGTCGGCCGACGAAGACGCGCATCTCGGCGCGACAGCGGAGTTACGGGGACAGGCTGAAGTCGAGCTGACCTGGAACTGGCCCGATGAGCATGGCGCGGTCGAGGTCTATACGGGCGGGCGCAATTTCGGCCACCTCGCCTATGAGGTCGATGACATCTACGCCACCTGCCAGCACCTGGCCGATATGGGCGTGGTGATCAATCGCCCGCCGCGCGACGGCCAGATGGCCTTCGTGCGCTCGCCCGACGGCATTTCGGTGGAGCTGCTGCAAAAGGGTGAAGCGCTGCCGCCTGCCGAACCGTGGGCTTCGATGGCCAATACCGGCGTGTGGTGACCGGTCGATCTTTAAGCGGCTTAACGGCTGGAAGCTCGTCGCCCAACATATTCTCCCGCCCCTCTCCGCCACTTTGATTTGGCAGCGTCCGCATATGCCGCTATGAACAGCGCCTATGCCAGATCATGAGCCCACCATGCCCGATGCCGCCACGTCCGACACGCCCAAACGCCTCGTCCTGATCGATGGTTCGGGCTATATTTTTCGCGCCTATCATGGCCTGCCGCCGCTCACGCGCAAATCGGACGGCCTGCCGGTAGGGGCCGTAGCCGGCTATTGCAACATGCTGTACCGCCTGATCAAGGAGCATCGCGGCGATGATGCGCCGTCGCATCTGGCCGTGATTTTCGACGCCGCCGCCAAGACCTTCCGCAACGAAATCTATGACGGTTACAAGGCGCATCGCCCGCCCGCGCCCGAAGACCTGATCCCGCAATTTCCGCTGATCCGCGAGGCGACGCGCGCCTTCGGTCTGCCCGCCATCGAACTGGAAGGCTTCGAGGCCGACGACCTGATCTGCACCTATGCCCATCTGGCTGTGCAGCGGGGCTTCAAGGTCACCATCGTCTCGTCGGACAAGGATCTGATGCAACTGGTGACCGATGAGGTCAGCCTGATGGACCCGGTCAAGGCCACGCCGATCGGCCGCGAACAGGTGATTGAAAAGTTCGGCGTGCCGCCCGAACGGGTGGTCGATGCCCAGGCCCTGATCGGGGATTCGTCTGATAATGTGCCGGGCGCACCCGGTATCGGCGTGAAAACCGCCGCGCAATTGCTGACCGATTTCGGCGATCTCGACGCCGTTCTGGCGCGCGCTTCGGAGATCAAGCAGGAAAAGCGCCGCCAGACCCTGATCGATTTCCGCGACCAGATTTTGATGTCGCGCGAACTGGTGCGGCTGCGCTGCGATGTCCCGCCGCCCGCCGACATTGACAGCTTTGCCTTGCGCGAACCCGATGCCGATGTGCTGAGCGCCTTTCTGGCCATGATGGAATTCGCCTCTCTGGCCAGGCGTGTCGGCGGCACCTTAAGCCTGATGCAGGGCACGGCGATGGACAAGCTGCCGAGCGCGCCCGTTTCGCGTCCGCTGTATGGTGCGCCGAAAGCCGCACCGGCGCAAACCGCGCTTCTGCCCTTCGATCTCGACGCCTATGCCTGCGTTCAGAGCATCGAAGAGCTGCGTGGCTGGATCGATGAGGCCTATGCGGCGGGCGTGGTGGCGGTCGATACCGAAACCGACGACCTGTCCGCCTCGCATTCCGGCCTGTGCGGCATTTCGCTGGCCACGGCCCCCAATCGCGCCTGCTATATTCCACTCGGCCATACCGCTGCGGAAGGCCTCGATTTTGGCGGCGACTTTGGCGGCAACTTTGGAGGTGGGGGGGCAGGCCTGACCCAGATTCCGCTGCAACAGGCCATCGCTGCGCTCAAGCCCCTGCTCGAAGACAGAGGCGTGCTGAAGATCGGCCAGAATATCAAATATGATCTGAGCGTATTGCATCGCCACGGCATCGACGTAACGCCCTATGACGACACCATGCTGATCAGTTATGCGCTCGAAGGCGGGCTGCACAATCACGGCATGGATGAGCTATCCGAACTGCATCTCGGCCACACGCCCATCCCGTTCAAGGAGGTGGCCGGTTCCGGCAAGAACCTGAAATCGTTCAAATATGTCGATCTGACTCCGGCCACGCGCTATGCCGCCGAGGACGCCGACGTGACGCTGCGCCTGTGGCATATCCTCAAACCGCGCCTTGCCCGCGAAGGCCAGATGGCGATGTACGAAACGCTGGAGCGCGGTATGCCAGCCGTGCTGTCCGAGATGGAACTGGCCGGAATCCGCATCGACCCGCAGGTGCTGCAATCCCTGTCGCACGATTTCGGCACGCGGATGAGCGAGCTGGAAGCCGAGGCGCACGCCCTGGTGGGCCGCCCGTTCAATCTCAACAGCCCCCAGCAACTCGGTGTCATTTTTTACGATGAGATGCAGCTTCCCGGCGGCAAGCGCACGGCGTCAGGCCAGTGGGCCACCGATGTGAAAGTGCTCGAAGACCTCGCCGAAAAGGGCCAGCCGCTCGCTAAACTATTGCTCGATTATCGCCAGCTTGCCAAGCTGAAGGGCACCTATACCGATAATCTGATCGGCCATGCCGACCCGCAGACCCAGCGCATCCACACCAGCTTCCATCTGGCCGCCACCCCGACCGGACGCTTAAGCTCCAACGAACCCAATCTGCAAAACATCCCGATCCGCACGAAGGAAGGCCGCAAAATCCGCCGCGCCTTTATCGCCAAACCAGGCCACAGGCTGATCAGCGCCGACTACTCACAGATCGAGCTGCGCATCCTCGCCCATATCGGCGATATTCCGCAACTGAAGGCGGCCTTTGCGCGCGGCGACGACATCCACGCCATGACCGCTTCGGAAATGTTCAGCGTGGCGATGGAGGACATGACCTCCGAAATCCGCCGCCGCGCCAAGGCGATCAATTTCGGCATCATCTACGGCATTTCGGCGTTCGGACTGGCGAACCAGCTCGGCATCGAACGCGGCGAGGCCGGGCGCTATATCGAAACCTATTTCGAGCGCTTTCCCGGCATCAAAGCCTATATGGACACAACCAAAGCCTTTGTGGCCGCCAACGGTTTTGTCACCACCCTGCATGGCCGCAAAATCCATATCCCGGAAATTAACGGCAAGGGTGCGCAGAAAGCTTTTGCCGAACGCGCCGCCATCAATGCGCCGATTCAGGGCACCGCCGCCGACATCATTCGCCGTGCCATGATGCGGATGCCAAAGGCTCTGACCGAGGCCGGTTTCACCACGAAGATGCTGTTGCAGGTGCATGACGAACTGATCTTCGAAGCGCCCGACTCCGAGGTCGAGGCCGTGATCCCGCTGGTCAAGCAGATCATGTCCGACGCCGCCCTGCCCGCCATCGAGATCAGCGTGCCGCTGGTGGTGGAAGCCCATGCCGCGCTCAACTGGGACGAGGCGCACTAAAATGGGCATTTGCATAATTACAAATTTGTAGTTATATTATGGGCCATATTATCTTTGAATGGGACGAGGCCAAAAACCTTTCCAATCAGCAAAAACACAATGGCGTCAGCTTTAAAGAAGCCAGCCAGGTTTTTCGTGATCCCCTGCATCTTTCGATTCAGGATCGTGTCGAGAACGGCGAGCAACGCTGGCAAACCTTTGGAATTGTAGGCCATTTCGTGCTACTGGTGGTGGCGCATACCCTCACCCAAACCGATCGGGATGGACAGTCTGTCGAGATTGTCCGCATTATTTCCGCGCGTCGCGCCACGCGCAGGGAAAGGCAATGGTATGAGAATGAAAACAATTAGTCACACATTGGAAACCCTGCCGCCTTTGAACGACGAAGACCGTGCGCATCTGGCCGCGCTGGCCGCCGAACCGGATCAGGCGATTGAGCTGGGCGACATGCCCGAATTGAGCGACGAACAGCTCAGGACAGCCGTGCGCGGACGCTTCTATCGACCCATCAAACAACAGATCACGGCGCGGCTCGACGCCGATGTGCTTGACTGGCTCAGATCTCAGGGCAAGGGCTATCAATCGCGCATCAATACCATTCTACGCCGGGAAATGCTGGCGGCTTTGAAATCAAAACGGGCCTGACCTCCATGCCGGAAACCACCATCGTCAAACATCTCGACCATTTCAATATCCAGACCCGCGACATGGCGGGCACGATTGCCTTTTACCACGACCTGCTGGGTCTGGTGGCCAGGGGGGCGCCGCGCCGCGACCCATCCGAACGCCAGTGGCTCTATGCCGGTGAGCGCGCCGTCATCCACCTCAATCTGTTCGGCACCGACAACACGATCCCGCGCGACGTTCAGCCCGGTGCGGGCACGGGCGCGATCCACCATATCGCTTTTGAGTGCGACGGTTTCGACGAGATGCTGGCCCTGCTGAAGGCGCGCGGCACCGACTATGGCTATGCCGACCTATCGGAAATCGGCCTGCGCCAACTGTTCGTCACCGACCCCAATAATGTGCTGCTGGAGCTGAATTTCCGCAGCGCCTGACTCTTTGGAAGCTTAAGCCTATTTCGCCTTGCCATCATGCGGTTCGATGATGCGGAATTCGCCGCTTAAGTGCATCAGACTCATCATATAGAGCATACCGTCGAAATAGCGCTGCTCACCAGAAGGTACGGGCGTGTCCCACAGCGTCTTCAGAAAGGCGTCCGGCACGGCACCGGGCGTCGCCGCCAGACTGCCGACCGCCGTGGTCGCCACCATGCCAACCGAGTGGCGCGTCGATAAGGGCTTGCCGTCCAGCGTGTAGCGGTCGGCGAAGCTGTTAATGCCCTGACCATAGAGGAAGGTCTGGATGCGATTGCTGAGTGCGCGTTCGCGGTCATCCTTGCCCCACCAGCTATAGTCCACCGACCAGTTGCTGACCGTGCGCCAGCTATCATAGCCGAACGGATCAGGCTGGCCATCTCTGGTCAGCAGGGTCGAGCCGTCAAAATGGCTGCGGTCGGGTGCCAGACCGGTCTGCGGGGCGGTGACGCGATCAAACAGATCGCGGCTGACATCGGCGGCCCTGGCCCAGAAGGCGCGATCTTCCTTCGGCCCCCAGCGCGCCCACAATTCATAAAAGGCGGGCAGATGGTAGGAGGCGTCGGTGCCGGTCACATTGGTTTCCGGCACGAAGCGGATCATGGTGTGGGCCTCATCGACCATCGGCCCCACCGTCACCTGATGGGGTTTGTTGTCGAAATGATAGGGCGGCCACGGCGTGCCGTCCTTCTCGGCCTGCGCCTGCATGGCGCGATTATTCAGGCTGGGCCACGGCGTTTGTGGTGCGACGAAGGGGGGATCCTTGGGGTGAATGCGAAACGGCGTCGTGCCGGTCAGCACCGGATGGTGCCGCATATCACGCAGAATCTTGTCCGCCTCGGCCTGATAATTATAGATGCCCTTGCCATTGCCCCAGCGATTGGCGGCGAAATAGAGCGCCATAGTGAAATATTCCTCGCCGTCCGGCGCGGCGCTGGTGGAACGCGGCGTGCCATCGGTATTCATCGACCAGGCGAAATAGCCAAGCGAGGGATTGTGCGGATCGGTGGTCAGCATATAGGTGTGGGCCCAGTTCCACAGGGCGTCGAACTCGCGTTTCTTGCCCAGTTCGACGGCAATCATCATGCCGTAGCTCATCCCTTCCGTGCGCACATCATTATTGGCCCAGTCGGTGATATAGGCCAAGGTGCCATTGGCATTGGCACCCGTTTCGAAATAGACGCGCTGTTCCTGACCGTCTCCGTGGAAAAGCTGCTGGAAGGTGGCCTCGACCTTTTGCCGGGTGGCCGCCGGACTGACGCCCAGACGCTCAGCGAACAAATTGTGGTAGATGTGCGTCTTGTAAGCCCCGTTGCCATCGCCCGGATGGCGGGCAAATGGCCCTTGAGGCGCATCGACATAGCCATTATCCGCCGTCATCGGCGGCGGGGTGGAGGCTGCCTGCGTCTCGGCGTGAACCGGCAAGGCGGCCAGCATGATGATAGCGGTAACATTGCCGAAAAGGCCGACGCGGCTCAACATTATTCTAAAATCCTCCTGAGACAATCATACGGCTTATCTGCGCCGGATCAGGGCGCGCAGCCTTCGCGGCTCAGGCTATACGGGTTCAGGAGACGTGACAAGTCAGCGCTGCGTCAGCGGTTTCAACATCTTACGGATCGGTTCATCATAGAGCTTGAACGCCGCCCAGGCGAAGCTGACCACGACAATAAAGGCGACGCTGGCCCAGATCAGCCTGTCATGCGCCGAAGGGTGGCGAAAATTGACATAGTTCATGTAGATCAACAAAAACGGGTAGTGCAGGATATAGAGCGGATAGGACAGGTGCCCGGCGATCTTGCACGCCGCCATTTCGATGTGGCTGATTTGCGAATGCGCACCCAGCAGCACGACCAGTGGAAATACCAGCATCACCATCGCCACCTCCAGCAAGCCATTGGCGTGGGCGATGCCGGGCGCGATGCGCGGCACGCACATGGCGATGATCAGCACCAGGCTTAAGGCCAGCCAGCCGGGGCGCACCTTCGGGAACCTGTCATGCACACGATAGAGCCACAGGCCCAGCGTAAACGAAAACGCCATGCGCAACATGCCCCGCCAGTAGCTGCCGAAATCCGAGCCCATATCCATGCTGTTGTTTTTCGCCGCGCACCAGATCAGACCCGCCCCGGTCACGATCAGGATGGCGAACAGCCAGCGCGCCTTGAGGCGACGCAGCACCAGCGCATAGGCGATATTGCCGATATATTCCTGCAACAAAGACCAGGCCGGACTGTTCAGGCTGTGGGTGTCGGTCCAGCGGTTGGGCAGGGGCGGGTGCGGCATCAGGAAGGCGATCAGCACGAAATCAATCGCCACGGTACGCAAGGGTATGACCGATTGCGTGGCCCCTGCGAACGGATCAAACACAAAGCTCAGAACGCCCAGCACCGCGCCCAGCAGCACCAGCGGATGCAGCCGCACCAGCCGCGTCAGGAAGAACTGTTTGAGGCTCATCTTCCCCCAGCGGTCGCCATAGGCATAGGCGATGACGAAGCCCGACAGGGTGAAGAAGAAATCGACCGCCAGATGGCCGTGATGCACCAACTGGCCCTTATCCGACCAGTTGGCGGTCATGCCCATGATATGAAACAGCACCACCAGCACGGCAGCCGTGCCGCGCAAACCATCCAGCACCTCATAGTGCGGCTTGCCGGTTGTGGTGACGTCCGGCGTTATGGCGTCGGTGGCCGACGGGCTGTTAGCCAGTATGTTGTAAGATTGCGACATTTTACCCTGCGATTTTATGATCTTTTGCAGACCTTATCGCCGCCGCAACAGCCCGTTGTCAAACCGTGTGGAACCGCTCCCGCTCAGCGGCGCGGCCTGATTGCCATGTATGCGCTTCGGAAATGATGATCAGGCCGCCAGCCCCGCCGCCTGCATCATAGGCCGCAGCGAGGCCAGTACCTGCGGCTGGCCCATCAGGGCCTGACGCACAGCCGAATCGCGCAGCATCTTCATGGCCTCGCTGCGCGCCTGATCGGACAGCGGCCCCATCGGCCCGGTCTGACCGGCGGCGAAGCCCATCATCATGGCCAGTTTCTGCACCGGCGAGGCCGGACTGCGCAGGATATGGGCCAGCAATTTGACGTCGGCGGCGATCAGCCCGCCTATCTGGCCGAGCCTGACACAAATATCGTCGCCGTCCTTTTCCACCAATTGCGCCGCTTTGATGCGCGCCTGCATCCGCGCCAGGGTTTGCAGGCGCGCGGCGGGCGGCTGCTGGCTTTCGCGCAAGGAACGCTCGAATTTCTGCTGGCTTACGAAGGTTTGCAGCCAGCGCGCCGCCTGACGTTTATTGGCGGCTCCCACCATGTTTTCGCACAGCCAGATCAGCTTTTCGACCTCGTCTGTGGCGTCACGTGCCTCCTCCATCAGGCTGGTGACGAAATCGGCCGAGACGAGCTTTTTCGAACGCTCGACAAAGGCCTCCTTGATGTCGTCGCGCTGGCCTTCGTCCTTGCCGGCGGCGCTCAGGCACAGGGCCAGGGCCCGCAGGGTTTCGATCTCGGTTTCGGGATCATTGGGGCAGAGACGGCGCGGCCCCTTCAGTTCGGTGATACAGCGCCGCGAAATATGATAGGCCAGATGCGGCAGGTGACCGCCCTGAATCAGCGCCGCGTAACCGGCCAGTGTACCGGACAGCGACGGCATCAGCCGCGCCACGCGGGCATCATGGCGCGCCACCAGATCGACCTCGGCTCCCGCCGCCAGTCGCGTCAGCAGGGCCAGCGCCCCCCCGAGATCAAGCTCATCGCCGACCAGATCGGCCAGACTGCCGCGCGTGGCGAAGATTTCCACCACCGGCGCTTCGATGACCTGCATGGCCCAGTTGCGATCCTGCACCACGCCGGACAGGGCCTCGGCGTAGATGCGCAGAGCTTCCAGTTTGGCGGCGGGCCGTTTCGCCTCTTTCAACAGCCCGGCCAGGCCGCCGCCCAGCACATAGTCGCGCTCCGGGTGATCGCGCAGACGATCGACCACGGCCAGCAGATTGGCGGGCGTCAGTTCGGGAAACACCTGCTTGCGGCCATCCTGGATCAGCCGTGTGCAGGCGCGGTCGAACAAACCCTGCCAGCGCCGGATCAATTCATGCAGGGGCACGCCCGTATCCTGGCTTTCCGGCACCGAAAGCTTTTGCGTGACGTGCAAAAGATCATTGCCGGACGCCTCCAGCTTTTCGGCCAGATCGGGACGGTGCAGCAGTTCAAACGGCGTCACCTCATAGCGGCGCAGCCAGTCTTCGAGCAGGCGACCAATTTTTTCGCGCGCAGGCCCCGTATAGAGATCCTGCGGGCTGACGCACACCGAATCGGTTTCGGGGGCCAGTTTCGGCTTTTTCTGCGGGGTGGTAACGCCCTTTTCCATCAGGCGGTGCGAGCGGAATTCGCCCGTTTCGGGATCGAAGGTTTCCTTGGAAACACGCACGGCGGCGCGACCCTCCTTCAGCATCTCCTCGGCCGAAGTGAGCGCCGTGTCGCGGGATTCCACCGCCATTTCCAGCACCCA contains the following coding sequences:
- a CDS encoding transcriptional coactivator p15/PC4 family protein, with translation MNNLPLPIGQIAKNASEEIRVALQEFKGLTLLDMRVYGRFSAAKTFKPTTKGISLNPALLPELIRVLQAAECDARKLGLIPPAE
- a CDS encoding LacI family DNA-binding transcriptional regulator, which encodes MSAATLKDIAREAGVSIATASRAINGLDNVTQGVRQRVLEAARSLRYVPHGGARSLVMSRTNTIGVLLPDVYGEFFAEIIRGIDVAARARGLHLLVAGSHANLDEAVAILRAWGGRVDGLLVMSPFVDSQNLAAILPINLPLVTIASRVGQVEQGSISVDNYGGGVTAARHLIAEGRTRIAHISGPAGNFEARERQRGFSAAMKAARLTPHAIYEGDFTEESGYAGTRAFLAQAERPDAIFVANDMMALGCLLALSEAGVRAPYDIAVVGFDDIPISRFTAPPLTTLRVGIFDLGRRGLELLVEALDHGETTAHEGIIVSPELVVRESSHRMGHHAG
- a CDS encoding zinc-finger domain-containing protein, whose amino-acid sequence is MSDTLIPPPEIIYVDTHKVACNGGGGALGHPLTYYELGEDGTVECGYCDRKFVHQDHAHDYIDPAPRPEGEH
- a CDS encoding VOC family protein; its protein translation is MRFLHTMVRVSNLDAALRFFCEGLGLRQVRRMDSEQGRYSLIFLSADEDAHLGATAELRGQAEVELTWNWPDEHGAVEVYTGGRNFGHLAYEVDDIYATCQHLADMGVVINRPPRDGQMAFVRSPDGISVELLQKGEALPPAEPWASMANTGVW
- the polA gene encoding DNA polymerase I; translated protein: MPDHEPTMPDAATSDTPKRLVLIDGSGYIFRAYHGLPPLTRKSDGLPVGAVAGYCNMLYRLIKEHRGDDAPSHLAVIFDAAAKTFRNEIYDGYKAHRPPAPEDLIPQFPLIREATRAFGLPAIELEGFEADDLICTYAHLAVQRGFKVTIVSSDKDLMQLVTDEVSLMDPVKATPIGREQVIEKFGVPPERVVDAQALIGDSSDNVPGAPGIGVKTAAQLLTDFGDLDAVLARASEIKQEKRRQTLIDFRDQILMSRELVRLRCDVPPPADIDSFALREPDADVLSAFLAMMEFASLARRVGGTLSLMQGTAMDKLPSAPVSRPLYGAPKAAPAQTALLPFDLDAYACVQSIEELRGWIDEAYAAGVVAVDTETDDLSASHSGLCGISLATAPNRACYIPLGHTAAEGLDFGGDFGGNFGGGGAGLTQIPLQQAIAALKPLLEDRGVLKIGQNIKYDLSVLHRHGIDVTPYDDTMLISYALEGGLHNHGMDELSELHLGHTPIPFKEVAGSGKNLKSFKYVDLTPATRYAAEDADVTLRLWHILKPRLAREGQMAMYETLERGMPAVLSEMELAGIRIDPQVLQSLSHDFGTRMSELEAEAHALVGRPFNLNSPQQLGVIFYDEMQLPGGKRTASGQWATDVKVLEDLAEKGQPLAKLLLDYRQLAKLKGTYTDNLIGHADPQTQRIHTSFHLAATPTGRLSSNEPNLQNIPIRTKEGRKIRRAFIAKPGHRLISADYSQIELRILAHIGDIPQLKAAFARGDDIHAMTASEMFSVAMEDMTSEIRRRAKAINFGIIYGISAFGLANQLGIERGEAGRYIETYFERFPGIKAYMDTTKAFVAANGFVTTLHGRKIHIPEINGKGAQKAFAERAAINAPIQGTAADIIRRAMMRMPKALTEAGFTTKMLLQVHDELIFEAPDSEVEAVIPLVKQIMSDAALPAIEISVPLVVEAHAALNWDEAH
- a CDS encoding BrnT family toxin — encoded protein: MGHIIFEWDEAKNLSNQQKHNGVSFKEASQVFRDPLHLSIQDRVENGEQRWQTFGIVGHFVLLVVAHTLTQTDRDGQSVEIVRIISARRATRRERQWYENENN
- a CDS encoding BrnA antitoxin family protein, coding for MKTISHTLETLPPLNDEDRAHLAALAAEPDQAIELGDMPELSDEQLRTAVRGRFYRPIKQQITARLDADVLDWLRSQGKGYQSRINTILRREMLAALKSKRA
- a CDS encoding VOC family protein — encoded protein: MPETTIVKHLDHFNIQTRDMAGTIAFYHDLLGLVARGAPRRDPSERQWLYAGERAVIHLNLFGTDNTIPRDVQPGAGTGAIHHIAFECDGFDEMLALLKARGTDYGYADLSEIGLRQLFVTDPNNVLLELNFRSA
- a CDS encoding glycosyl hydrolase family 8, which codes for MLSRVGLFGNVTAIIMLAALPVHAETQAASTPPPMTADNGYVDAPQGPFARHPGDGNGAYKTHIYHNLFAERLGVSPAATRQKVEATFQQLFHGDGQEQRVYFETGANANGTLAYITDWANNDVRTEGMSYGMMIAVELGKKREFDALWNWAHTYMLTTDPHNPSLGYFAWSMNTDGTPRSTSAAPDGEEYFTMALYFAANRWGNGKGIYNYQAEADKILRDMRHHPVLTGTTPFRIHPKDPPFVAPQTPWPSLNNRAMQAQAEKDGTPWPPYHFDNKPHQVTVGPMVDEAHTMIRFVPETNVTGTDASYHLPAFYELWARWGPKEDRAFWARAADVSRDLFDRVTAPQTGLAPDRSHFDGSTLLTRDGQPDPFGYDSWRTVSNWSVDYSWWGKDDRERALSNRIQTFLYGQGINSFADRYTLDGKPLSTRHSVGMVATTAVGSLAATPGAVPDAFLKTLWDTPVPSGEQRYFDGMLYMMSLMHLSGEFRIIEPHDGKAK